CTCTATAAATGGTTCTTTAAGTTGCTATTTCTATGTTTCTGTACAAATTGTGAcgtttttatgtaaatgtgtttaatatttgGCCTAAAACCATCTCAGTACTGCAGTACTGCCCTCTGTGGGTTGACAGGTGGCTACTGCAGTTCATTTCTCCTATTAAAGCCCAGCTGTTGGTGTCTACATGACATCCCCACGTTTGGGTTTGAAACCATCTGACTGTAGCAGACTTGTGCATTATGCACAactgtataaaatgtaaatatgatcCCTGACTAATTTTCAATATAATTCACCACTTTGTACTCAAGAACCATGTCTGTGTCTCATTAAGCTCATCTTCTTACATCAGCATCGATGCTATAAATTGTGGCGAGTTAATCAGGAGATTCTTGGTAATGTTgccattttttgcaaatatttctaaagaattttagttgctgttttattttagcagcagtTGTTTTTGAGatgctgacatttttaaaattgttttctaatttaaagtcaaaaatactttaaagatttagtactgtttattttattcgtGCACACATTTAATCATATTAGAAATATTGcatcactctgtgtgtgtgatgctGTTTCTAAGCACCAGTAAAGCTGAACAGGTGATTTAGTTCAGGTGTCGGAAAGAGGATTCGGTAACACTCGCTCATTTGAAACAATCTATGAAGAtgttaccccccccccccccccccacacacacacccacacacacacacacacacccacacacgcacacacacccacacacacacacacacacacaagtgtgtATCTGCAGATGCTGTTGAAAGGTTGAGGCTGATTCACCCACCTGCAGATTTGGACATGATCCTTGTTATGCAACGTTTATCTGTGTGACTCATCCTGTTGTCCCGGAGCAGACGAGCCGTTCAGCCACGTCTCTGTCAGCAGCgctttattttaatcaattaaaatgGAGAACAATTACGAGGTAAAACAccggaaaataaatatttctaattagTGCTTAAAGGCCTTTTAGAATCTAAATCAGAATGACTTTCACAGAACAGAAAACCATGAAAACACTCAGTTTAGAGACCAGTTAAGCTAACAGAGAGGAAgtcagagtacctggagagaaacCCAGTGATCACAGGGagaactccatgcagaaagacctcagACTGGGCAGCAGTGTTCCCAACTGGCCTCCATGTTTCCCATGAAAGACAAAAATCctaattttatttctctttgagTCTCTACATTTCATAAACAAAGAGTCCCAACAAGCCGCTGTGGGTATCTTGAATTAATGAGGCTTAGTCATAAGTCTTAATCGGCCTGAGCGCTGAGGGGAAGCTGATCCCTGCAGGGTATAAAAGCAGACAGAAGGACGAGGAGAACCGAGACAGAGACCgcaagaagaaagaagaatccttctttgtcTTGCAGCTGCTTCTTATCTGGTCTGGAGAGAAAAACATCTCTAACATCTGGAAAACAAGTAAGCCCATTCACTTTTCAATGTTTATAGTCAGTATCATATTTACTTACATTCTCTGTTCTTTCACATTATACAGCAGAATTTAACCAACTTCTTCTAATGTGCCATAGATTCCTGTTTACTTATGAAATGTTTCGTTTTTCTGATGCACAGTGGAGAACATGAATGCATCATCAGTACCTGAGGCCGGTAAGCCCAGTCCAGCTGAGCTCAAGCAGAAGGACAGCAGACAGTTTAAGAGCAAAGCTCCCAAACCTGGACAGAAAAGGTGAGGAGAGTCTTCCCAGCACTCATCTTTCAgggttttcttctctttctaatccagtttttatttctccacCAGCTTTGACAGCGCTCTGCCGGGGATGGAGGGGCTGGACGGTGAGTCTGAGGGCCAAATTCAGCCTGGATCCTGGTGGTGTTGAGCTGTTCCCTCATGCTGCTCTGTTTCCCTGCAGATGCTGCAGTGATCTGCCCCTGGGAGGAGTTTGGTGACGTAGAGCTGAGTGATCTGGCTCAGTTTGGAACCGCCTAGATCCCAGTCAGAGCTGGAAAAGCATCCAGGAGGAGAAGAACGGACTCTAGGCTGCAGGAGTCGTTTCACTGACCGACCGCAGCAGTTGAgcaattgtttgttttttattcatttttatttatttttcagccaAACCGCAAGTTCAGAAACTCATCTCACTCAATCATGTGATCGTAcgatttgattttaattgatgACATAAAATTTTACCAGATTGTGTTGAAATTACTTTATTCTACTTTGAAATCAAATCTTCACCCATGATTAtcgtgttataataataatggatCCAAAGCTTTGCAAATGTCTGTGTAAACATGCAAATTTGtacaataaatcagtttttttcagtCAACTAAGTTTGTTCATCTGGTCTTGATGAGTAAAGAAAGAGAAACGAGTGAAGAGCAGCGTCTATCAGATGTCAGAATTAAAATGAAGAAGGTTTCTGTTCATGAATACTTTACTTGTCGgggttttgggttttttactGCACCATCCTCCTTCACATCAGGATTGAATAGTTCCTGCACATTCGCAGCTTCTAGGATGCAACATGTTGAAAAGGTTTCAGTTTTAACCACAGAggaatttaaaaagtgttaaaatgacTCTTCAAAATATTCATGACTTCAGTGAATCCCTATGAAGatctaaaaataacagcaaatatcCAAACAGAGCAAATCTACTGAGAATGAAACCTGATAAATGTGGATATTTAGCAGTTAATTTGTCTGTATCTGATGACAGAAATCACTCGCCGTCTATCGGACCGGCCCAGCAGAACTTCTGCTACATTAAGAGGTCCAGCTCCAAACTGAAAGGGGTTCAGAACCGCAGGGTTCATGAAGACGCTGCTCTCACTGCAAGGCATCATGGGAGCTTCCTGCAGTTTTGGGTCACCCAGCCGGGGGTGTTGACGTCCAGATTGAGGAGGTCCATGAGCCACTGGTCCTTTTTGGCCCCCTCCATGAACTCAGTCAGGGTTATCTCacctgagaggacagagaccgAAAAGACTTAAAGTTTGtcttcatttttacaaaagaacGAGTCACAACAAGCTGGTTTTAactcataaagaaaaaaatctaataataatGTCTTCCTTGAATCTGTCTGGGTGATCAAACACAATCTGCAGCATCAGTTTAATAATGTTGGTACATAAAAAATAGGACATCATCAAACAGGAGTTATCAAGATAATTTGTCTCATttatagattcattacacatgGAGTGAAATATTTATAGTCTTTATTTCTTGTTATTTAGATGATTCTGGACCACAGAGAATGAAAACCTAATATTTTATGTGTCAGAAAAGTAGaatattgtggaaaaggttACAGCACATTGATAGAAagctgagtggaaggaaaaagtgcatCAGCAACAGATAACTGGAGCCTTGAGAAGTTTGTCAAGCAAAATCCATTCAGGAATCTCACAAAGAGCAGGACTGAGGCTGGAgattaaatcaagcaaaaagaGCCCAGACCAAACAGAGAGGatgtacagaaataaacattcagAGTCTGaaatttctgattaaatttaattttattgatctgatgtaatatttaaattttcagaGACTCTGAATTCTTTCTAAGCCAGAATCATTAACATTACAAGCAATGAAGGCCTGAATATTTCCATCTATGTCTATGAATCTATACAATCTATGAGTTTccttttctaaaagaaatggtaaaaaatctgtcattttttcACCATGTTCTAATTTTTGGAGCTGCGCCTGAATTTGTTCTCCTACCATCATTGTTGTTGTCAACGAGATCAAAGATCCGATCACAGATCTGGGACGGAGTCAGTCCGACCTCGCTCTTCTGaagtttgattttatgaagaatctgtcagaaaaatgtcagaatccAGGAATTTTAACTCAACTTTCACAAATGAACAATTTtcattaaaagcaaaactgaagGATCTGAGCATCAAAATGAATGTAGGATAGTAGAAAGTAGTgtaataaatgtacaaataaaagtaatgagtaAAATTTGATTCAAATAAATTAGGACTGGATGGAAAGAGAGGATTCGCTGCTGCTGAAGGAAAAGctaaaagagaagaagaacatCTAAAAACCATCCAGTTCGCTTCGTCCAGAGGGTCCGAACTCTGCTTTACCCAACCGCTAACGTTTATCAAATGGACCAGTTCAACAATATGAAGCTAACTGGAAAAAGCTTCATTACATCAGAAACCAGCCTATTGAGTAGCAGAGTTTCCCTTCATAATCCAGATTAGGTGGTCTGCACTTCCTGACCCCTCCGCCATGCCCAGGACACCTGAGCTGTTGAACCACCTGATCTCAAGGTTAAAGGTACTTAGGATCACAACTGCTCAACACTTTTTCCGTCAATGGAGCCACATGACATGACCTTAGCCTCTTGCCCTAATCCCAGATTACCGGAGCACTAAAGTCCACCTTTAGGAGATTCCTACTGTAGAGAAACTTGTTAATACTTCACAGTTTGACTCGTCATCGTTGTATCTCTGCTCCCATCAGACGTTTCTGTCAATAACTTTTGGATAAAGCAGGTTTTCCTCACCCTTATGAGGAGCTTCACCTCGTTCCGGTCCAGCTTTCCGTTCCCATCCCGGTCGTACATCTTGAAGGACCATTTGAGACGATCTTCCAGATTTCCTCTTAAGATCAAGTTAAGGGCGGCGACGTACTCTATGAAGTCCAGCGTGTTGTCCTGTGGATTAACCAGGCAGAGTTACACAAACCACACCATGGACCTGATTTCTGGCAGGCAGAGTTAACAATCCTTCACCTGGTTTGTGTCGAAGGAGCGGAAGATCGTCTCGAGGAAGAGGGAGTCCTCCGGCGAGCTGCTCTGGACGCCGAAGATCTTCTTGAACTCGTGTAGATGCAGGGCGCCGCTGGGACATTCCCTCAGGAAAATGAGGCACATCCCCTGAATCTGAGCCACATCCTCCTCatcgctgctgctttgttcttGTCTCATGGCTGCAAGCTGCTTGGGTCAAAACGATTCCTGAAGATTTGACAATAATCAGGAGGTTCTGGCCGTCTGTCCGTTGCGAAGGCTCTGACTGACTCATGTAAAGAGATCGGCACCACTGGCCCGTTTCTCCTGGGAGGCATGCTTCCCAGGCATTAAGCTCATTAGCTTGTTAAACTCTTGCATAAAATCCAACCTCTTGAAATAAATCTACTGTTACCTCATTTGACTCGCAAATACACACATTTagtaaaaagtgatttttcatCATGAGGTTTGAAACTAATTGTTTATCCATTTTTTTTGACCCAATGCAGATGTTTACTTTACAAATATCTCACCAACATTTCAGCCACACTTCTCAGACTTTTCATCACTTTCACACTCAGAGGAGGTCAAATAAAACCAAGGGAGGTTTCAGCAACCAGCGGCTTTCTTTGACTTGTCTGGAgataaaaatgactgaaactgaaatcttttaaataatttgtttatgatatttattttttctgttttgctacAAATGTTTAGTAAACTCTGCAAGCCGACGCCAGTGTTGGCCAGGGTTCACCTGTaaaagagatatttttttttatctcaaagggattttcctggtgaaataaaggttaataaataatataatatcaTCAACCAGTCAGTTTTGATGGGGTAGAAATCAgtctgctgccctctgctgacGTTTTTCTGTAATGCTGAGAAAAACGTCAAGTCAAATCTACTTCCAGGCcccaaataaatgaataaataaatattattattttgtgttcttttatATACTCAGCTTGGAATATTTTATTCCATTGACTGTGATATAGGAAGTGATGCaattgtgtaaatatttgaaaagctAAAGTTTTGGTGCTCACAGCTGATTTAatcacttttaattaaaaatatttaaatttcttgaTCTGGAAGTGTTGATTGTGgatttaatacaaaatgttaaaatctttcATACACTGTATCTTAGTCTGACAAccttctgcaaaacaaacactgactttggaaaaaaatacaataagtcTTATAAAAGATGATACAAATCACCTCAAGTTcctgttgcatcattttattaattaaaacatgtttttcttctcaccTCAACACTAAAAGCTCTTCTGATTTCTTACCAACTTCCAGATTGGAAAATTTCGGTGTCTCTTTAAATCTAACGAGGCTGTCAGTGTGAGGATATGAAggtgaataaaactttaagttaCAGATTCATGTTGTGCTTCagctaaaaatgaacaaatgaatgcTGATTCCTGCAGTGAGGATGagggactttgactggaccggGGAACCAAAGGTTAACCAGATCAGCAGGTTAAAGATAACCTGCAGGGACaagtttcctgtttttactACAACTTATAAACCTGATATTCCAACTGATCTTCAAAACAGAGGAAGCTTTTAAAATGAGGAGAATTCATTAAAAAGACACACTGATGATTTTTCTCACCGcttgacattaaatcagaccaaactttttcAGCTTCGGaccatttttattgaaaatcagagagattttcaataaaaatgttataaagtgTTCttcatattcagatttttacattAGAAAATCTTAAATGATGAAACGTCTGAAAGGAAACCCAAAGTCACTCTAACAAATACCCAGGAAATGACTCCACATCTCTTCATTTAGATCAGAAATACTAAGAGATACTTTTTGCCTTTTGGTTCTGCTTTTATTGATTGTGGGATTTGATTATTGATAATAAAATCAGGCTGAAAAACAAGCGAGGACATCTGGTGGGTGGAACAGGGAAGTGCGGGaagaatggaaaagaaaacatctcaACTGGAGATAAATACACCTGATCAAGTCTCTGTGTATATTAGAAACATTATGGGATATTTTAAGCTTCTCAGTCAGTTAAACTAATATTGATTTACAATTCAGCAATCAAACAACAAAggtgttaaacttaaatctgaaCATAAAGACACTGATAATGCAGCTCGTTCAGAAGCTGTTTATATCTTTGCGGCTCCAATCACAGAACTGTTTTCTGTTCTCCTGCCAGGTCAGCCTGGGTAAACCGCCTCCTCACACGCTTCATCGGATCAACACATCGACAAACACTCGCTTACGCTCTGGTGGATTCAGCCTTTTAATCTCTGCTACTCTCCACAGTCAAACACTCTGCAGATTAGTTCCCCAACTTTATTTCACTGCATGGTGGAGAAGGAGCAGTAAGGAAATATTCCAGAAGTCTTTCCTTAGAGGTTGGGATTTGTTTGGGATATAACTGGATCTGTTCAGCAGGTGTTCCTGAAGTAGGAGAACCAGTTCTGGAAAGGTCCGAGCAGACCGATGGGATCCTGATGTTCCTGCTCCGTAACCTGACACCCAAGGGGATTCCTGCTGCCTCCTGCCTGAAGTCATGGGTCAGGTCCAGGCCACCACCGATACAGAAGTGACTCTGCAGAACATTCAGGAACTGTACCGGAAATTCACCGATGAATGTCCGAGTGGAAACCTGCACCTGCATGAATTCAAGAAAATCTTTGGCGTCAGCAGCAAATCATCAGAGGAGGAGGTGGCTTTCATTGAACTTGTCTTTAAATCCTTTGATACCAATAAGGTaatgtgtgttttggtgtgGAAAAAGGGTTAGGATTCAGTGATCCACAGAGCATCTCTCCTGGTTCTGTTTAGGACGGTAAGTTGGACTTCATGGAGTACGTGGCAGCCGTGAACCTCGTTCTTCGTGGAAAACTCATCGACAAACTGAAGTGGTCTTTTAAAATTTACGACAACGATGGGAACGGCTACCTGACCAATCAGGAAGTGAGGCGTATTATCAAAGTGAGTCTTCAGttccaggtttttaaaaagtcttattgTTTCATGAAAAGCATTTGGAGCAGCTGGAAAGTTTAACATGAACCTGGTTGAGCTTTAAAGTAAACTATTGTGAACCCTGGAGTATTTTAAGCAGCACAGAGAAGCTGTTTACTCCAGATAATCCTCCTCACTTTACAACCTGCAGgctgtgaaacatggtagtaaatactgtcataaatatctcttataaatgtttgaaaatgtggtTATGAGGTTAAataacttctgttttttatttgttgtttacacTTTGACTTCAGAGCCGTTGGCATTTTGCTTTTTGGAGACAAATTGTTGCAAAGCCGCCATCTTAACATCTCAAACTATGACCACAAAAAAACTGTGCAACTTTTGGCAGAAACCAATTAAGAAATATTAGCAGGGAAGCAGGGACCATCTCTGCATCTCCATCACCTTTTAGAGAAATCatagaataaattaatttgtagaaatgaatgaacattttcacaattttggTCCAAAATCATGGAAATGTTTGCTAAAATATTGACataatcatgtttctttttctccagaTCATCACCAAAATTAAATGGCATAATGATTCGAATGTGGAAACTGTCGACTACATCTGCGACAGGATATTTGAGCTGAcggacaaaaacaaagacagtagGTGAAAACATGGAGGAAGATGCTCTGTTTGAAATGAACAGTATCGTTTCCTTTCAGTGTGAACTCTTAAACTTTGTGTTGTGTCTGTAGGTCAGATATCTCTGGAGGAGTTTATTGAGGGAGCAGAGAAGGATCCGTGGCTCATGGAGCAGCTCCGACTGGACTTAGCGCCTAAAACCTGGTTCATTAAAACCCAGCAGAAGAAGAACTGAGTCCTCCAGACTGCAGGAATAGTCAGCCTTACCATCATAAGAACAACAGACACACTGGACTAAACCTCAGCGGCCAGCCTTAATGTTCAGGTTCTGTTTTTCTGGGAAAAGGTTTTTCCcattttccttcaaaataaTCCATATTTGCCAACAGAACTTAGCATTTCAGCAGGTTGGCGCGACCTGATAGAGGATCTTCAGCCGTTACTCTGGGAAAGTGGATTCTGTCTGCTGAGCCGTTGCTCTGCAGAGCTGGACAAACGTTTTGGATcgacacattttcatttttcaagcaGAAGCTTTTTGATCTTCGCTCGGTCTCATTTAAAGCTTATTCCACTCCTCTCACTGTTTGAACTTTTGCttcaacttttggaaatttccaagtttgGATTAATCCAACAATTTGTCTGTAACTGATAACTACAGGCTTAACAACACCTTTTACACTGTTGTGacctcatattttaaaaagtctaaacaACCTTCCTCCAACATGGAaggttga
This genomic stretch from Xiphophorus hellerii strain 12219 chromosome 4, Xiphophorus_hellerii-4.1, whole genome shotgun sequence harbors:
- the LOC116718923 gene encoding guanylyl cyclase-activating protein 2-like encodes the protein MFLFLQIITKIKWHNDSNVETVDYICDRIFELTDKNKDSQISLEEFIEGAEKDPWLMEQLRLDLAPKTWFIKTQQKKN
- the LOC116718924 gene encoding retinal cone rhodopsin-sensitive cGMP 3',5'-cyclic phosphodiesterase subunit gamma-like; translated protein: MENMNASSVPEAGKPSPAELKQKDSRQFKSKAPKPGQKSFDSALPGMEGLDDAAVICPWEEFGDVELSDLAQFGTA
- the LOC116718653 gene encoding guanylyl cyclase-activating protein 2-like: MGQVQATTDTEVTLQNIQELYRKFTDECPSGNLHLHEFKKIFGVSSKSSEEEVAFIELVFKSFDTNKDGKLDFMEYVAAVNLVLRGKLIDKLKWSFKIYDNDGNGYLTNQEVRRIIKHLEQLESLT
- the LOC116718922 gene encoding guanylyl cyclase-activating protein 2-like, with translation MRQEQSSSDEEDVAQIQGMCLIFLRECPSGALHLHEFKKIFGVQSSSPEDSLFLETIFRSFDTNQDNTLDFIEYVAALNLILRGNLEDRLKWSFKMYDRDGNGKLDRNEVKLLIRILHKIKLQKSEVGLTPSQICDRIFDLVDNNNDGEITLTEFMEGAKKDQWLMDLLNLDVNTPGWVTQNCRKLP